One genomic segment of Macaca fascicularis isolate 582-1 chromosome 19, T2T-MFA8v1.1 includes these proteins:
- the LOC102121729 gene encoding uncharacterized protein, translating into MGGGCQWGLGNDILVSRLLVRRSPIMGDRASGDLVIGAHSVKARSWKAQWMGPCWPWLFDRHFYSAVETILESEKKSPTQRPVTQHSHLCEELVPNSGSLFGKNICCGKTCCICGLKSLLELDRDGEFQSERSPKSHQPRTSIFPPPMSRLLPVTLASSQCCWGTSGSAGGHGTAPAPGGRPCGSSRRSGSSCAWRWSPPGGSPWPDSQAGGAWRRLGISLDMHPASPRTCRAMHQLGGESPMPRQAQRPPFPT; encoded by the exons ATGGGGGGCGGCTGTCAGTGGGGTCTGGGCAATGATATCCTGGTCAGCAGGCTCCTAGTCAGGAGGAGCCCAATCA TGGGAGACCGGGCCAGTGGAGACCTGGTCATCGGGGCCCATTCAGTGAAGGCCAGGTCGTGGAAGGCCCAGTGGATGGGGCCCTG CTGGCCATGGCTCTTTGATAGGCATTTTTATTCTGCCGTAGAAACTATCcttgaatcagaaaaaaaatccccaaccCAGCGTCCAGTCACTCAACACTCTCATCTTTGTGAAGAGCTGGTTCCGAATTCTGGGTCgctttttggaaaaaatatctgTTGTGGTAAAACGTGCTGCATCTGTGGTCTCAAGTCTCTACTGGAATTGGATAGAGATGGTGAATTTCAGTCAGAGCGCTCTCCTAAAAGCCATCAGCCCCGCACCTCCATCTTCCCTCCTCCCATGAGTCGCCTGCTCCCCGTGACACTG GCCTCCTCGCAGTGCTGCTGGGGCACGTCAGGAAGTGCTGGAGGACATGGCACTGCGCCAGCACCAGGCGGCCGGCCGTGTGGCTCATCCCGCAGATCAGGCTCTTCCTGTGCATGGAGATGGAGTCCTCCTGGAGGCAGCCCATGGCCCGATTCTCAGGCAGGTGGAGCATGGAGACGACTGGGAATTTCACTAGACATGCATCCAGCCAGTCCAAGGACTTGTCGAGCCATGCACCAGCTTGGAGGAGAG AGCCCAATGCCTCGCCAAGCACAAAGGCCTCCCTTCCCGACTTGA